Proteins from a genomic interval of Chanodichthys erythropterus isolate Z2021 chromosome 8, ASM2448905v1, whole genome shotgun sequence:
- the LOC137024795 gene encoding tripartite motif-containing protein 16-like yields MAEARTSVDQNEFLCPVCLDLLKEPVTIPCGHSYCKSCITVCWDEEDKMRVYSCPQCKQTFSPRPALAKNTILAEMVEKLKKTKLPADCYVGAGDVQCDVCTGRKHKAVKSCLVCLESYCQNHLEQHESFFKRKRHNLTEATGRLQEMICQKHNKILEVFCRTDQKCICLLCTMDEHKKHDTVSAAAQRTEKQHQLKETQRSFQQRIQQREKDLQQLREAVESHKRSAQTAVEDSERIFTELIRSIERSRSEATQRIRDQEKTAVSRAEGRLERLEQEINDLRRRDAELEQLSHTQDHIHFLQSFQSLSAPPESTDVNDDPFSFLFSFDVVRKSVRQLRHILEDFCKEEFKKIFVSVTFTNIVPRTRNDFLQYSHQFTLDPNTVNKRLRLSERNRVITFTDTEQSYPDHPDRFDVCQVLSRESVCGRCYWEIEWRGGVYISVSYKRIRRKGRRYECWFGYNDQSWSLFCSHSSSSFRHKKKEIKLSVESISSRIGVYVDHGAGTLSFYRVSGDTMSLIHTVQTTFTQPLYPGFYVYYTGSSVKLC; encoded by the exons ATGGCAGAAGCCAGAACTTCAGTGGATCAGAATGAGTTCCTGTGTCCAGTGTGTCTGGATCTCCTGAAGGAACCAGTGACCATTCCCtgtggacacagttactgtaAGAGCTGTATTACAGTCTGCTGGGATGAAGAGGATAAGATGAGAGTTTACAGCTGCCCTCAGTGCAAACAGACCTTCAGTCCAAGACCTGCTTTAGCTAAAAACACCATTCTGGCTGAAATGGTGGAGAAACTGAAAAAGACTAAACTTCCTGCTGACTGTTATGTTGGAGCTGGAGATGTGCAGTGTGACGTCTGTACTGGAAGAAAACACAAAGCCGTCAAGTCCTGTCTGGTGTGTCTGGAGTCTTACTGTCAGAATCAccttgaacaacatgagagtttctttaaaagaaagagACACAATCTGACTGAAGCCACTGGACGACTGCAGGAGATGATCTGCCAGAAACACAACAAGATCCTTGAGGTTTTCTGCCGCACTGATCAGAAGTGTATATGTCTGCTGTGTACGATGGATGAACATAAAAAACATGACACTGTATCAGCTGCAGCacagaggacagagaaacag CACCAGCTGAAGGAGACGCAGAGGTCGTTCCAGCAGAGGatccagcagagagagaaagatcttCAGCAGCTGAGAGAGGCTGTGGAGTCTCATAAG CGCTCTGCACAGACAGCAGTGGAGGACAGTGAGAGGATCTTCACTGAGCTCATCCGCTCCATTGAGAGAAGCCGCTCTGAGGCCACACAGCggatcagagatcaggaaaaGACTGCAGTGAGTCGAGCTGAAGGGCGACTGGAGCGTCTGGAGCAGGAGATCAATGATCTGAGGAGGAGAGACGCTGAGCTGGAgcagctttcacacacacaggatcACATCCATTTCCTGCAG agTTTCCAGTCTCTCTCAGCTCCTCCTGAATCTACAGACGTAAATGATGATCCCTTCAGTTTTCTCTTCTCTTTTGATGTCGTGAGAAAATCTGTCCGTCAGCTGAGGCACATACTAGAGGATTTCTGCAAAGAGGAGTTCAAGAAAATCTTTGTCAGTG TCACTTTCACCAACATTGTTCCCAGGACCAGGAACGACTTCCTACAAT attcccatcaGTTCACTCTGGATCCAAACACAGTAAATAAACGCCTCCGTCTGTCTGAGAGGAATAGAGTGATTACATTCACTGACACAGAGCAgtcgtatcctgatcatccagacagatttgatgtGTGTCAGGTGTTGagtagagagagtgtgtgtggacgctgttactgggagattgagtggCGTGGTGGTGTGtatatatcagtgtcatataagagaATCAGGAGGAAGGGACGGCGTTATGAGTGTTGGTTTGGATataatgatcagtcctggagtttgtTCTGCTCTCACTCCAGTTCCTCATTCAGACACAAAAAGAAAGAGATTAAACTCTCTGTAGAGTCCATTAGCAGtagaataggagtgtatgtggatcacggagcaggaactctgtccttctacagagtctctggagacacaatgagcctcatccacacagtccagaccacattcactcaaccgctctatcctgggttttatgtttattatactGGATCATCAGTGAAACTGTGTTGA